The Rhodamnia argentea isolate NSW1041297 chromosome 10, ASM2092103v1, whole genome shotgun sequence sequence tttctgaaaacgattatttaagtgccaactccaatgagGTGACTGGCATTTCTTGTCGTTGGCACTAAAGCGatcgttttttggatcacttaagtgttaatttttttttaaaatgattatttaagtgtcaactccggtgaggtcgccggaatttctcgccttagcactaaagtgattgtttttttttttttcccgatttggcacttaagtgatctaaaaaaaaatattgacacaaAAGTTAgtaccgtacacaaatattgacacgtGAGGTATCCTTATGACCTCTTTaagttatcaattttttttttaacttatcaaaCTTTCTATGAGTTACCACTTTTATTTCTGTTGTTTACTAACTTTAAAACTTTACCCTTGTTTTGTGGAAATTACCAACCTCAATAAATGTGCACTAACTTTTCCTCCAATTAGATCATGGACAAATTTCTGTTGCCAACTTTTATTCGAGTTAGTTatcaatatttatttgattttcttaagtTGACAATAGTTCTTATCTCTtatttagaaattaaaaaacacatctcttatttttttaccaGCTATTACCAACTATTATAGATCATTATGAAACTTACATATTGGATCTATCAACTTTTATCCAGTTACGATATCAACTAGTTTAAAATTGTGAACACTCATTTGTTTTCCTTAGCaatgtttatttatttccttttgtatAATTTACGAATTATTTTATATAGTTTCCATTATGTACTTTACTTACCAacattttaaagaaattaataaCCACAATCAGAGCGACTGTCAACTTTTCTCCAAATATGTAACCACAAGAAACCCAACGCAAAAAAATAACTAAAGTTTTGTATTACCAACATTTATTGGAATAGCTACCGAtatttatttcgtttttttgAGTTGCCAACTTCTCCTATCtcttaaaaagaaaacttatgTTATTATTTACCAATAATTAGAgtgattaccaacttttctccgGTTAAACTGCTTACTAATTTTGGGTTGCAAACTCTTTTTTGAGTTGGTTACAaacatttgtttattttttcttaatttttaatttctccaaTCAGTGACAACAAAAAATTATCTTATTGTTTCTGAACGTTCATTTACCTTTTCTTTACCAACTCGCTAAATGTATCAATTATCATATCAAACAACCATTATTGGAGTGCTTTACCAACTATTAGTAAACCAATAggaacaaaaatcaaataagagttggtGACTAACTTAAGTGAAAAAAGGTCCCAAAATTAGTTAAAAACGTAATTAGATGAAAAGTTGATGAATTGTAGGCATTCATAATTTCATACAAGAATGAGTGAACTTAAAGCATAGCTAAGGAAGGTAAAAAGAAATTGGTAAaactaaaaaatgataaaaaaaaaaattcggtaaagtgaaaagaaaatataaatttggTGTATAATTTAATTAGAGTTGGTAATTTGATAGAGGAAGTCACTATGGTCGGTAACCCTAAAAATTGTAGGTGAATTTAAGGTGTTACTAAGagataaagataaaaatttGTAATAAGAAAAGTCagctaattaaaaaaataactaaataaatgtTGACAAGTGGCTCAAAGGAGAATTGACAATCCAAGACTACGTAGTACTTTAATGGAGAGAGTCGCACTAACTAAAGTTGGTAATCTCTAAAACGAGTTTGTAAATCTGACGGACTACTAACACATACAAATGAAAGTTGATAactgttgataaaaaaaaaaaatcgactatAAGAAACTAAAACAGAGTTGGTAATTCAAAATCAATGGCTAATTTAATCCGATAAAAGTTGACGAGTCGCTCTAATTTAGATTAATAATCCTACACAAAAGTAAATGAATTAATTCTAAGTGTTATGCATATAAAGGGTCCAGCCTTGGATTGTTCTGCTAAACATTCTCGCCTGTCCCGTTCCTTCTTCTTGAGAGCAGTGTTTAGATAAAGTCAGCGGCTCCAAATGGCATCTTAAATAATGCGATATGAGAGCCAATTTGCTGTTAGGATTAGATGCATAAACACAACGAAATAGAAAGTAAatgtgaaaaagagaaatcgagacacaaagtTTATCTTGATTCATCTAATTAAAGAGACTACATCCATTAAAGGATTCCACTCTAATTAGCACCTATCATCTCTctattacaactctcaattaaaGAGCAAGAAATTATATATAATAATTGATATTCATGAGCCCCAAgcccaaactatcaataaaataagaGTTCAACTTATAAAAGCCTTCTGGTGACGTCTGAGACCCGTCGGAGCGGCTCTCCCGGAACCCCCACCCGCTCACTAGAGAGCGGGACTCCGTGCTTTTGTGTCATATGAACCGCACCTCAATATTTGCAAACTACATTGTAGCCTTGTCCCAATACAACCTTTCTTGGAAGTAGACGAGATGAAATTTGGGAAACTGTTACCCACCCACGCATGGCGTGGTCGGTTGAGAGCGTGCCCTTTTTCGTCCACGTTGAGGGTTCGAAACTCCTAACCGTTTCGTCATTTAAGTGAGGGGTCCTGGCGGTGGGTTGTTGGGCTAGTCTTCTCCGAGGTATAGTCGCGGGCGTAAGCCGTGCGGATCCTcggataccaaaaaaaaaaaaaaaattcgggaaaCAGTTAAGCATTAAGATCTGGAGTCGAACCAGCTCAGCGTCACCTCAGGCAAAAATGTATGCTGCGTCGTCTTGATGTGTATCTGACCAGTCCACTAGCCCGCAAAGGTTTTCTGATGGAAAAAGCTGGACAAACATGTGCTTTTGAATCCGCTGCTTTCTAACAAAGTCGAAGCCGTGGCAGATTCGACGACGGTGAGTGGAGCTTTTGGAGATCCAATGAACATGAAGGAGCACGAGCGTAAGTGCATGGTCATGCTCATGCACTGTCGCGTTCTCTACACGAGATGCAGTAGTCACTTggatcgtcgtcgtcgtcgtctgcTCATCTCCCCATCACTCTTACTTGCATTTTCGATTCGACGGATCGCGTAGAAACTGCTCCAGGAATTTGCCAGTTTTTTACAGTGTAAAACCCGTATACATCGATATGGATATAGCCATAAAAAGAGgacttctgcttcttcttcttttccgttTTTTCGAAGGGTAATATCTTGATGAGCTATGGAAACGGACAGGTTGAGGTGGAGAAAGCAGTGGAGTCCGTCGCCCTAGACCGACTTTTCCAGTATCCGCCATGGGAATAATACTTTTCTCAGTATGATTGCCTCGCAATTATCGTAGTGTCTTTCTATTGCTTTCGGGTTAAGAAACTGGACCGTGCAAGAGGAAAAGTGCACGAGCTGATCTTCAAGTGACATCGGATTCCCGAGACCAATGATCCGATTGCTTGTTGACATTAAAGAAATCGAACAAGATCACGCCCCTCACCGAACCTTGATGCTCCTGCATGTACCGCTGCATCTTGGGTTGACTGACCATATTATGTGAAGCCACTGGGCCACGGGACCCTCGCGCAGTAGGATCTTCGAGAGAACATTACACTCAATACTACTACTGGTTCGAAATCTGCCTGGATTCATTTTTGCTTTTGCAGCGTCCCTCATTCATTTTAATACGCTATCCTGACATTTACGAGAAAGTTTGACCGTCTCCGTCGCACTCCATGCGTGACTAGATTTTGATTATGCTGAGACTCTCCCACCAAATAAAGGTCCATCGTGTTCGGTCGGTCGAGAGATACGAATCAATATTCACCTTTCGATGGGCAGGAGgaggacaagaagaagaagaagaatagttcTTAGGCTGAACTTAAGTCGGTGCCCGTGAAAATTTCAGTTGCTGATTTCGAAATCATTCTTTCGATGGCCTGAACTCAAGTTTCCCTTCTACATTGATGACTTGACTAAGGATCAGATGCAGTAACAGCCAATTCACTAGAGATACAGTGGAGCCTCGATTTCTCTCCTGACCCAAATGGAGGACCAAATCTATGTGACAGACGCATCTTAAAATGTACCACGGAAGCAAACAAAGGGGCAGCACCGAGTCTGCAGTATTAAACATAAACACTAGCTATATATACCGTGTCAAACGGCAGCCAGTCGACAAGCCACAATTTGTTTATACGAGGAACCTATTCCTAACTTCTGCCAAAAAAGGACACCTGCATATCTGATTAAATACAACATATATGCAAATACCTCACAAAACAAAGAGCTAAAAACAAGGGAAAAGGACTTGCTTAGTGCTATGATACAATGAATCCTAGTGATAACTTTGTTCTCTATCCACAAAAGAGGGGTGAGAATAAGGTGTTAGAAGACGCATCCTGGGAAGTCCTTCCACTACTAAGCGAAGCAATCACAAATGGGTGCagtgttcttcaaaaacacGTCTTGGTTCAGCTAACCTTGAGACCATGGCCCCCATTTGAAAGCAGATTGTTCAGTTGAGCGTGTGGATAGGATTCCATGTCAAGGATTGGTTTCTCCAAGTGCAGGATCTGCAAGCACTTGCCGTACAAATTGTCCTTTCACTCGAGGACGCTGCTCCGCAAgtttttttctgctttcataCCGAACCTGAGGGACAGCAGCATAATTAAGTCTACATGCTGGAAAATGATACTAGGtgggattttgatttttgtgattaTTAAGATTATAAAACATGCAAAACCAAAGGATTGATCTGAAATAAAATACCATCATGCACTTAAGTTTGAGCAATACGACCTAATTAACTCTTAACTAGCCAGATGAGCAGATGTCCAATTTCCATTAGAAAAAAGATCAACCATGTAACACCTGCTAAAAAAGATCCACGTCCATTCTGAGTTTCACTTTCACCTATCAAAGATTTGATAAGAGTGTTTTTCAGAAATCCATATTCCATTTTGGAAgccaaattatttcaaaatcagcATGCTGCCACTAAAATTTCAAGGCTTGAGAAACCATTCATTCAATTCTGTCACAAGGCTCGAAAAAAGATGTAAATCTCCAAGATCTCATTATGGCCTTTGAAGTTTCTATGAAGAGGAGACAGAAAAATCACAAGACTTCTAGGCAGAACAAGACCACATATAAGGCTGTTGGAAAGAGCAACGGACAAAATTTGTGCTGACTGCAGTTCAACGCGACTATTAAAAATACGCAATTTTTCACACTCATACTGCAGAACTCCACAAGGAATAAATTTCAAGGCCTGAGATACAGTTTCGACATATTAAATCCCTATTGGATACCCATCAGTTTTAAGTTAAAACATTTGTCTCACAACATAAGGAAATAGGCTCAAGTAGGCAAATATGATGACTACTCGTACTATTGCAAAAGAAGGACCAAAGTAAAAGTATTTACCTTCTTTTCATAGCATCTATCTTTTCGCTTCAAGCGAAACTTCGCTAAAGCTGCTTCTCTTTGTGTAGCTTGTCGAGAGCTTCCATCTTGGGAAACAAGACTATCTCCACCAATGCTCTCACCAGCATGCCTCGTTGCAGAGGCCTGGTTCACATTGCCGTTACTTCCAGAGATACTTCCACAGTCAAGACTACTAAGACGAGTTAATGTGCCATTGCAGAAGCTGCTAGTTGCACTCCTGTCTGTACCCGACGAAATATGTCCTCGATCCTCCAACGAATCAATCTTAAACTCTTGTTTGTACCTACTCTGGTTGGAGGAGTTGCTTGTGTTTTGATCGAGGCGGTTCAGTATGCGATCACAATTATTATTTTCACAACTTGACTGATGAAGAGATTCAGCGCGGAAGAAAGCATCTTGCTGGCCAGCAGTACTCGGACTTGGCACTGGTGAGGGAACTGATTGCCCACAGTATATTCGAGGAAACAGAGAACCATAATCTGTGCTTAGATTGTCAAACCTGACACCTCTCACCGGAATGGGAGCCGGAAAACCACTCTGCTGAGGGCACGAAAGGAAGTATTCGGATTGCCTAGATTGAGTGCTTCCCGATGCAATCATACTTTTTGGAATGCTTTGAACAGGAACAGGAGTGCCGGGATTACTATCATCAACAACATGCAAAGCCTCTTTATCAGGGTCACTTCCATGTTCCATCTGCTGAACTGACTGTGGCCGCAAGGGTTGTGAAGATTTGTTCACATACCTGCATTTGGACTTCCAAACTGAGCTGAAGATGACAAATCCTACTAAAGAGAGAGCATCTAAATGTGCAAAGAAAAGGAACTGATTAACAGAAAATTGCACCACAGACCAGCTGCATCCTCGAATCTATTCCCCATAACCAAAATTATAATGCCCGACAAGAAAAGTAAACTCACCGTGAAAATGCCGAAGCATCAGAATGCCTAAGTGTTTGCCTCTCTTCAGTTTTTTGATTCCCAAACGCACTAGGATCAGATCTTTTCAAGGAAAGATCCAGATGTGGTGATAAGTCTGACTGTCTCGTGCCATAATTGGATGGAGAATCAACATAACAGAAATTTGAATTATTCTCAAATGCTCCAATTAAGTTAATCGCTTGTCTATATGAATTCATTATTCCATCATTATCACCACACCCATCACTGACAGCATTTTCATCCCCCCTGTGAACTTCAGATCTGGCATCCTTGATCTGAGTCAAAGCATGAGAACTTTTGCGAGCATCCACAATAGCTGCTTTTCCAGAAAGAATGTGGAGAGTCAGGTGTTCTGttaaataattaaatgcaacaaaacaaaaatgatgACGTCGCGAATAGCATACCATCAGCAGCAGCATCTTGCAAGACAAGTTCTTCCTGAGTTGATTTCACTTTCTCTTCAGGCATTGCTACCTTATTCTCATTCACGGAAGATTTGTCCCACCCAGGCCGAGAAAAATCTGGCACCTGTTCTGTTTCTGTAATCTCAGCTTCCAAGTCTGGCTTTGTACAAGAACTCTACAGGAGAAGGAAAGCAAATGTATAGTTAATACATGGAACTTAAAAGCAAAGTGGATCTGATTCATTATTAATACATGGAGTGTAAAAGCAAAGTGGATCTGCAGTTAGATATTAACGATAAAAGCAACTCCAATTTGCATATATGATATCAGACTGCCAGTAAATTTTATAGAGAAAATCACATTGACTGCACAGGCAGTGCTTTTATTCCTCCTAGCGAGGAAGTGTGCTTCCTCGACGTGGGAGTGGATACTAACCTGAGCATCGCTTCCTTTCTCAATTAATTCCTTGTCTCTCTCGACACAAGCCATGTACCCACTCGAATGATTACTTGAAGCATTATTTTCAGCAGTTGCTTCGACCTTCTGCAATGCATTAGTCTCATCTTCTCGGCCACTTCCACTGGCAGTTGACTGATTAAACAGTAAAGAAATCAGGGTTCACTACAACAAGCAATAACTTTGAAGTACACATATAAATGAGATGGAAAAATGCTAAGCCATTGTTAGTAATAATCTTAAATGATCTAAATATTGAACAAGCAAGTTAGGAGGCTTACGGATTGTCTTCTCCACACGTGTTGCCACAAGTTCTTCAATTCATTTCTCCTAATAGGCTTGACGAGATAGTCAGCAGCACCTCTCAGCATGCACTTGTACACTGTGCTGACAGCATCCTGTGTGGACATCACTGCAAAATGACAATGGAATAATAAACATATCATTTTGGATCACGGCACCCGCACAGAATATAAATCTGCCATGTATAGATATGTCAGACGTACTTATGACAGGAATATTTTTGCATATATCATGCTCCATGATTAGAGTAAGAAGAGCATATCCAGATATTGATGGCAAATCCACTTCGGTCAATATGAGATCTATGTTGTGAGGTCTTCCCTTCAGTAATTCCCAGGCCTTCAAACCATCAGGAACAGCTGCAACTGCTCAACAAAAGGATAAAGTCACTTCCATTATGAGGGCTGACGTGTTAAAATGCATAGAGACAAAAGGGAATTCTAGACCTGAGTTCTAGGAATCTGTGCATAAAACATACAGTTGGAGCTTGATTGATTAACCTCTTTTAGGGCAGACAGAACAAGTCTACATTAACAAGGCGTCCAAAGcttaaaccaaatcataacCTATTAATGCATGTCTTGGTTGGTGCAGGCAGTGATAAGCACTACGAAACATGGCACAAGACAAACCATGTATTCCTGATTTCAGAGTAATCAGCCTCTTTGATGCACTTAATCATATACACAGAATACTTTCTACTTCACCTCTTCTTCTGAATGCGGATGCAAGCAACTCACAAGGTGCATCAACAACAGACAACATGTGACGATTCACATCAAGCTGAACCCTTCAATCAAACCCAACAAAGGGCTCCTTGCctagaagaaagccaaaaatgaTGTTCCATACAAGGAAAAGGACACGCATAATTGGTAAACCAGAATAGAAACCCTTCGTGACAAATGATAGAAGATCTAGGAAACCATTCTTCCAAAAGCCGCAAACTGAAGGAGATGGACTCAGAGTACGCGGTTTCCGATACTGTCATTGAGACACTACCCCATGACTTGTACGGGAATTTGCCTAAGAAGTCAAACCGCTAGGCACAAAAGCATAGATTCAGAGCCTACAACAGTATCAACACCACTCCTCGATCTCAACTTACTATAATTGGAAAACCTACCGAACTAAACTCCGAACATCGACCTTCTTCATTATCATTTCGCAATCCACCTTCCCAAACAGCACAGAAGACAGAACAAACGAAGCAATCACCATAAGAGAAATCGCGAGCTGCGAGAGAGAGCCAAAACCGACCTCTGTAGCTGCATTTCCTGAGGAGCGCGGCGATGATCTGCCTCGTGGAATCGTCGGCCTCGACGAGCAGCACCCGCAGCACCATCCTCGGCAAGAACCTCTCCCACTTCACCACTCCGCTCGGGCTCCCCGCGTGCTTCTCCGCCGCCTCGACAGCCGTCACCACGCCGCCGCCCTCCTCCATCATCGCCTCCATGCCGTCGCTGCTCACCACCACCTCCCCCATATCTCCCTCAGCTCCCCTTCACGTCGCGACACGAcgaagaaaatggagaagaaccGAAACTGAAATCACCTCcttcgtttttttatttttttcgccctttccttcttcttatttttcccTCCCTTCCGGCAATGGGAGGTTTttagctgagagagagagagagagggcactCAAAATATCTTCGAAGTCTGGCGGAGATCGGACGGTGAGGACGCCGGGTCCACCGCTAACAGCCTCAAGATCCAAAGGCAAGAAATATCTCGCCTAAATGCGCGCACGCAAAATATCTCGAGCCCATCATGTGTGTGGCTGTGGAGTGCCACGTCATCGCTCTATCGGAGCCCCGAGCTAAGCGATCAAAAGGAAGAGACTCATTGGTTTTGTGGTTGGTAGGTCGtcttccccccccaaaaaaaaaaaggaaaatgaaaatgaaaaattctccatccatcctttcttttttcctctttgtgAGGTCAAAAAGGTTGGGGGGAGGACTTGTGGTGGTGCTCGGGATATTTTTGAGGGATTGGACACGTGGCGGGACGTGGGGGCtggaaattacttttttttcttttttttttttgtttggtcgaactGGAAATTACTTGTTTAGGGGGAGATATTTTTGGGGTGAGCGCTGACACTGATCTCATGGACAGTCTCGCGACACGTGGAGGATATTTAGGGGCGCCGCTCATCTTTCTTACTTTTCCGGGCAGAAGCTTTTTCCTCCATTGGACGAGAAAACGTGGGTGCTTATTCTTCGCGAAGCTCCACGTGTCGCCTTCCCATTGGGTAGGGGATCGACAATTAGAGCAATTTTTTAAAACGCTAATCTTATATTCCCCGGCGCGCGCTCCGCGATTGGTCGATGTCAATTTCGGGCAGCACGGGATGCCCCGACGAGACGTGTGGTCCATCCGTTTGGCAAGTGGTCGATTTGGAGCCCACGGGTCTACTCAGCCTTAGCAGTATTAAAATCGTGGCTGTTATCATTAAGGTTGTTCTTTCATGACTTGATCCTTTCTAGTCGAGGCCACTTGtgctttatttattatttttctcctcTTTGGGCCAGATATTTTTCGTTCTAATCACATGACGATGGATGATCGTGTCGAGTTCTAGATTGGGTTCGCTAGAGGACGTAACtggcaaaaataataataataataataataataatctaagAATCAAATTGGTAATTGGTGCCACGTTATCGGTTTTGCTTCGGCGACTCGTGCAATTTACGCGAACCCAAGATTAACCCGACATTCGGTTGACCCAACTTTCCAGTTAAGCTAAATATGCTCTTGGTCATGCTTCTCAAATTACCGTACATTTTAGATTATGTGAGCTTAGAAACTTTCTATCGGAAAATATAACGTTCGGATGTGAACAAATGAAATCAGACTTTAAGTCATTATAACACTCTTTTTAAGCAATTATTTGTCCCCGCAATATTGTTAATGGCTAGCGGCAAAAATCTTCCGGCATACGATAAAGTCTCGGAATAGaaatatcaaataaaaattttcgatATTTCTCCGAGATCTCTTGAACGGGAATAATTAGAAAGAAGACTCTATCAAAACGAAGCGGAGCTGCTACCCCGACACCTTTCTCGTGTATGAACAAATGCTGTAGGGGAATGGGAACCGCACAGTGCCGAAGGAATCTCTGTGGAATGTCCGGGAGATTGCTTCAATCCAGGAAGCATGGCTATCTTTTCGccgatttcctcattttctcttttcgttTTAGATTCCATCCACTTGATCCGAAGATATTCGAGCGAACGAGAATTCTTGGACACAGCGACGGTTTGGTTATCGAACAATGAGTGCGCCGTCGGTTGGCGTTTTGCCGTTGGAGTAGTTAATGTATTTTGTGTAGCTTTCGTCTCGCCTCAAGGGTGTCTCCCGTTAGTGCAGTCCACGAAAATACATGGACCAGATGTTCGAATTGGATTGCAAAGGGGCTACCGTACACGTGGACTGAAAAGAGAGATGGTCTTCCTTAATTTCCGTTGGATGTCGAGCAGTGTCGTCTTCAATTTTATTCCTTACATCAATTTTTAGATgggaatagatttttttttttgttttcctattcCGAAACGATATTTCTATTCtcgaaatagaaatttgttcTATAATATCATAGCATTGCTATGATTTCTATGGTTAATAATAAAACCTAAGGGTATGCGGGATAGCAGAAGCATCGAGTTGCCACTATGTAATAGTATCTGCTTTGAGCTCACTTAAACCCGTTATACGGAGTAAAAAAGAACTCCAAATCTTATCAACTGGCCTAGAACTTCTTCCGTTGGTGATGTGGGACAAGATATATGTGCTTAACCATGCCCCGCACACGTCTAGGCCGGAAGCGCAGCCTCCCCTGCCATCCCTCCTCTTGCGCCCGCTGCCAAGATCTTGGTCGTCACgcttttaaattccaaaaattagagaatTGGCTCTAACAAACAAGCAGGTTTTAGATTTCCAACAGAATTTGGACAGTTCTGAAACTGCTCAACCCTACTCAATTTTCTTCATTGGAGACCAGCTAAGGTCTTCGACGAGATAACTTGCATCAGCCATTTGGTCTATCCTATGTGGAAAGGTTCCCCGGTCGGGAAGGAGATTCTACGGATAAAAACAGTCAGAATCGGACATGGTTTCAAGACCAGTGCATTCGCCCGGATGGCCGGATTCACGGGCTCCCCGTGCTTCAAACTCTCAGGAAAGACGTGCAAATTCACACCACCGTTCCGAGTCAAATCAGTTTTTGATTGATTGGGAAAAGGGAAAGACTTCCTGCCGTGTTGCTCTTCTGCGGAGGCAACTTTGATGAGGAAATCCTCCGAGGGAATCAAGCAAAACTTCATCATGAACAAGACCGAAATGCTTGGGCTTGGTGATGGGAGTGGAGTGTCACCAAGCCAGATCTATTGACTCTGCTTGTTTAAGTAGCTTCCCTGTGTCTACAGTTCAAGCTCTTTCTGCATGATGCTGGTAAATATTGTCAACTGTAATAAGttcatcaaccaaaaaaaagactTTACAGTTGTTTTGAGTGACCTAAAGgacaaattttttggattttagtcATTAATATTAATTAAACTTGAGCTTAGGGTTATGTATATTGCTTAACCGGGATTTGTCGAGAAGAGCGAGGGTGACCTCACAAGTTGAGAAAGATCAGTAGGAAAAAAGGCAAGGTCTTGCCAGTTGTGACGTCCTCCGGCCGCTCTGCCTCACTCTTCCTGTTCATACAGTGGCGATTGGTTCTGGTCACCATGCTGAGGGAGATGTGATTCACAACACTCGGGTCATGGCGATTGATGAGTTACACCATGTCATTACTACCATGTCATATAAAAGATAATGTGAAGTATTTTCTCGATAATACAGACCCTGCTTCCGAGCAAAGGGTGAGGTTGGAACGAACACTTCGCGAAATATGTTTGTTTGACTGAAAATCAGCGgtccgggaaaaaaaaatcctaatattatatttttatatcaCTTTGAAAAATGAGTTTCCTTTTCTTAGGAAAACATTCTTCAAAGTGAAGACTTattgtgaaataaacggagtttAGTGGGCGAGACAATATAATACCCCCGACAAATCAAGAATAAAGGACCCTATCATCGACACCCCTCTCTCGGCGAGCCCGTCTCTATTTTGCGCCGAGCTCGTTTGCAGCCCGAGGCAATGGCCGAGCTGGCGGTCTAAGGTTGAGGCTTTGTCGTGCGGCACAAGGTGGGCTTTGTGCTCACCAGGGCCACGACCAGCCACTTGAGATCGTCATAGAGCTGAGATGGCCGCCGGAGCTCTGCTACTGCGCTAGGCCAAGGCAGCTACTGCGGTCATGGCCCCGGGAACTCTACAACAGAGATTAGACCTAGCGCTACGGCCGTgcgagaagaagagaaaggaaaaaaaagacgaGGAAAAGATGAAGGAACGAGAGGGATGGAGGGAGGGACTAGAAGCcatgacaaaggaaaaagacGAGATAGAGCgtgcaacttttatttttagagagagagaaaaaaatggcgGGACCGACAAATTACATGAGGAGAAGATAGAGCGAGGAGAAACTACAAGATTATGTAACGGAATCAAAGAGCAGCGAAAatactaaaacttatcacgaataGTTTAATTGAgtctttaaaaatttcaaaaaaatccaactaagccttaaaacttatcaaattagtacCATCAAGTTCTTCTATTAATT is a genomic window containing:
- the LOC115742265 gene encoding two-component response regulator-like APRR9, whose translation is MGEVVVSSDGMEAMMEEGGGVVTAVEAAEKHAGSPSGVVKWERFLPRMVLRVLLVEADDSTRQIIAALLRKCSYRVAAVPDGLKAWELLKGRPHNIDLILTEVDLPSISGYALLTLIMEHDICKNIPVIMMSTQDAVSTVYKCMLRGAADYLVKPIRRNELKNLWQHVWRRQSSTASGSGREDETNALQKVEATAENNASSNHSSGYMACVERDKELIEKGSDAQSSCTKPDLEAEITETEQVPDFSRPGWDKSSVNENKVAMPEEKVKSTQEELVLQDAAADAIVDARKSSHALTQIKDARSEVHRGDENAVSDGCGDNDGIMNSYRQAINLIGAFENNSNFCYVDSPSNYGTRQSDLSPHLDLSLKRSDPSAFGNQKTEERQTLRHSDASAFSRYVNKSSQPLRPQSVQQMEHGSDPDKEALHVVDDSNPGTPVPVQSIPKSMIASGSTQSRQSEYFLSCPQQSGFPAPIPVRGVRFDNLSTDYGSLFPRIYCGQSVPSPVPSPSTAGQQDAFFRAESLHQSSCENNNCDRILNRLDQNTSNSSNQSRYKQEFKIDSLEDRGHISSGTDRSATSSFCNGTLTRLSSLDCGSISGSNGNVNQASATRHAGESIGGDSLVSQDGSSRQATQREAALAKFRLKRKDRCYEKKVRYESRKKLAEQRPRVKGQFVRQVLADPALGETNP